The sequence aaatacccgaacccgacccctaatttttcgggtatcgggtacccctatacccgaaccctatcttcccacccctaatCACTACATAAGTAAAATAATCAAATCTTACCGAGTATTAATTTAatcaattgttttttttttttcagatatCAATTAAAATTCCAACAAATTTTAGCCgttgattttttttctcaagTTCAAAGAGAAATTTCAGCGGGCGTGATTTGTTGGGGTTAGAGGCAAGAATGAAAAATAGTGATtttgttgtaataaaaataaactatatatagctataattttgaaaaagggttatgacaatatatatatatatatagagaaaagttaaacagagaatgctaaatatttagagaatagagaattcgtgaaataaaaacgaacagatctacaatttttatgaacagatcaatgtaccgcatgaacagcaatttgtcatgggttcgaatcctgttggtggagagtttttctctttttttactaaatacgtctgttcgttagttatgttaatctgttcgtaaaatgtatagacttgttcaaaatgaaatatataataattctctgtttaacttgaccatatatatatatatatatatatatatatatatatatatatatatatatagggtgcagttataatgagaaccacacttatcgtgagaacataagaaccattaaaatcaatgcatctgctatataaattaatgcattcgctattaaatttaatgcatccgaaaataataaaatttttgttcccttcaggattcgaacccaggatctgcattcattcaccaagatgatgcatccaccgtagatcttgatgatcgaatggcttaaaatggttctccgttctaattttatttagtggttcttatttgaacctctccctatatatatatatatatatatatatatatatatatatacgaattttgaaaaatgttgCAATTtttacatgaactttcaattaaaccaaaaaaatacatgaatttatatttttgttgcaattttcacctaagtttgactttcaacaaaATTGAAGCTTAATTAACGAttgaaattaagtcaaatatattaaattttgctTTTTTTAGACCcccgagcttctaaatacttATCATCATCAGAAGTTAGACTAAGATCAGGTGAAATTCCGACTtttaattaagctctaatttcgttgaaagtcaaatttaagtgaaaattacaacaaaaatataaattcatgtaaaaCTATAGCGacaacccccccccccatacTTTCCCCCTTCTCTCTATTTTCCAATTCTTTTTGTATTGTTAAAATAGTAGTATCAATTAAATTGAATTCCTTTTTTTAAATTGGATCCACTTTTTCGATATAAGATAAATTAttggtaataaaaaaaattatgtaaaactAGTACTCGAATAAAAATAATGAcataatttttttgatttttatgtcaATCTGAAACAACTTCATTTAGGTTAAAACTACATACATTTTCGATTAGTAATGCGACATTGCGACTATTTAGTACCGAAGgtttaaattcaatttgaaaatgaaaattagaaTATTGAGTGCTATTTTGCTAATATTGAACCCGTAGTCTATTTATGAGAAAATGAGCAAACTTTAATCTAACccaatatttttcatatatatatgattatggTCAAAGGAGTGGAATGGGCATAAAaaagttttcttttttttagagTGATCAATAACGAGCTTTATTTCTCATCCACGATGACTTGAATcccaatttaataattaaagagaaAGTGTTTTACCAATtagagtatattttattttcgaaTGGGAATCGTTAGGTTGATTTCATTCACTTTTACTGCATGTGATTCaaaatttcttcaaattttAAACGTAAATTATTTCGTCATGTAAATATTGTATACTATATATGTGCATTTTATGCGGAGATATGAATCAAGCCAATCCTCTCATCCAGCACTATCAATTTTGAGGTATTTTTGATTCAGACCGTCCATTAAATATTTTTCGAGCTTGAAATTTCAATCTTGActctaaactttcaattttaaagCTAGTCCGTCAAACCATACAATTTACAAAATAATTTAACaagtataatactccctccgtccacgaaataaactcccatTTGTCCTTAAATTTCTGTCCGCCAAATAAACTCCCATTTAActttttggacatatatactctcccttctttttaattttactacCCTTtacctttaatttattttaaccaCACTTAATTAACAACTACCAAtccctaattaattaatctacctACCCTACTTATTCGGTTATTCATATCCTAGGGTTTACTATGTGGATTTATTCCACTTTGGGAAAAGAAAATGTCTCCCtacctctctctcactctccgTCGTTCTTCACTTCTTCTTCTCCGTTTAACTGATGTCTCACCTGTGGGAGCAAAATTCGGGATCCACCGTCCAACCATCCATGGAATCGGTGGCAAGGACCTATGCCGCCTTCCTTAGGTGTGTGGCGCCGAAATCCGAATCGATGGTGCCGGAATCCGAATTGATGGTGCATGAAACCGAGTCCATGGTGCCGGAATCTGAATTTTTTCACATGCATTCGATTACACTACCTCGCACTTTTCAAATTAGGGTTCCGCCGCCTCGATCTTCCCTTCTTTTTATCCCGACGACTAGATCTACCGTGGATAGGGTCCCGACGACGCGAACTCTTCAAGCAAGGGCTTCGGAACCTGGATATCTGGAAGAGGCAGAGTTCTGTAACTTCGCCCAATTTGAGAGTGCAAAATACACTAAATGGGTGGGTACGGCGCTTGGCTTGCTAGCCAAGGCCAGAGCGTCCATTAACCGTAAGTTTTACAGGTAAATAAACCCAATGATGATTGTTTTCTAAGGGTTTTTGTGAATAATTGCTACTGTGTTAACGTCTTCCTCTATATATGTGATTTTTTATTGTGTTTGGGGGCTGGTGATTCCATTTTCTTGTTATGTGTGGTGATTGTCGGCTGGTGATGCCATTTTCGTGTTATGTGTGGTGATTGTGGGCTTGTGATGCCATTTTCTTGTTATTGAATTGATATTGAATATTGATACTGCCCTTAGCCTTGAGGAACCCCTGTGATGAGTGTTTTCTGAGAGTTTTTGTGAATAATTGCTGCTGTGATGTTGTCCCCTGTGTATATGTGATTTTTCATTGTGTTTGGGGGCTGGTGATGCCATTTTCTTGTTATGTATGGTGATTGTGGGCTGGTGGTGCTATTTTCTTGTTATTGAACTAATATTGAACACTCATACTGCCCTTAGCCTTGAGGAAACCCTATGATGAGTGTTTTCTGAGGGTTTTTGTGAATAATTGCTGCTGTGATGTTGTCCCCTGTGTATATGTGATTTTTCATTGTGTTTGGGGGCTGGTGATGCCATTTTCTTGTTATTGAACTGATAGTGAACACTGATACTGCTCTTAGCCTTGAGGAAACCCTATGATGACTATTTTCTGAGGGTTTTTGTGAATAATTGCTACTTGTACACTTGAATGAGCAACCACTAGGTTGTAAGCCTAGTTTTGGAGGCACATTAGGTGTTTAGCAAATAAGTAAACATGGTTTACATTCCAAACAATTCATAACAGAGATTAACATCTGTTTGGGTTTGAAAACCTTAGCAAAAAGTAACTAAACCTACTATCCTAATTGATTACCACCTGCTGTAGCCTTTGCCTTAATGTCTCCATGTTGCCTTGTCCTGGATCTTCAATTCCTTGCATGTTTAGAAACTGAATTGACTCTTGTAGTAGTTGTTCCTCAACAGCTAGTACATCTACTAGAGTTCCGAGTCTGGCCAATTTTGCCTTATTCAAGTGGGGGATTTTGTAGTTGTTCCCCCCCTTATCTTTGATGATTTCGTGGTAGCAACTCTGTAGGGTGAGGAACACATGATTCAGCTTCTCTGGAGGGTACTCTTCATAGGCTTCATGCACATTCTTGAGTAGTTCTTCTACATTCTTGGCTGGTTTTTGGTCTTTTAGCGTCTGAATCGCTCTAAGCCAAGATTATTCACATTGGTGTCCGGGGAATTGGCAGGTTGGCAGACAAGTTGGATATTAAATCCATCTTGTGTTGCAACTGCTACAAACTCCGGATCATCAGGCTTTAAATGTGGCTTTGCATTGTCTTGTTGGATAAAAATATTCTTGCTTGCAAATTCAGGCCATTTGGCCTTAAAGTTTGGAATCATCTGCCAATAAGTGAATAATACTCTACATGATGAATTCGCAATGAGAAATCTGGTAGCAAAAGATAAATACACGAACCTTAGTGATCATGCCGTCCCTCATGATCTGCTTGTTTATGTTTGGAATAGGTTTAATTTCCAATGTGCCTTTCTCCTTATTTATGGAATTCCTCTGTGCTGCCTCCTCTATTATGAATGGATAAATCCCTAGTTTAccataaaaaataatgtttCCTTGTGCATCTATGATTGGCCTTGCCACAACACAACTAAACATTATTTTTGGGATGAACCTCTTTGATTTGCAGCACCTATAAGGCTCTTTCTCACCTGGTAAAAGATAGTATATGTCCTCGTTCTTTGTCAAGTAAAACCACTTTTCGTCAATGTGAATAGTATTGTACATTGACTGAAATTTTATGAACCCACCTTCATTTATTGCACTAAGTTGATTCAGGCTCCATTTAAGCCTACATAGCTTATTTTCAGCAGTCAAGAAAGGCTTAATTGCATTAGTATGAGGTTTAAGCTTCTTTTTTTTCACCCATACATGCACAAGTGATTTACTAACCCCTAAGTTACCTGCCATGACTCGTATTGACGATCTTTCTAACAACGACAATTTCTTTACTTTTTCAATATCAATCATCCACTTATCTCTGTGAACTGACCCCTTCTTCATGTTCGTTAACTGAATAGGTAATCCCAGCACCTGTTGTGTAGTAGCAGATTTCCAGATCGCCCAAACTGTCCTCCAGGCGATGTGGAACATTTCAGCAGCCTCTTTCTTCGCACCATGGCGAAGCTTCCCGTTCGTGCTGTGTTGGAGTAGCCATTGTGCGATAGAGTTCCGTTCTTCATTAGTCAACTTCAGCCTTGATCTTAAATCTGTCATTTGTAGCTTTTCTAAGAGAATTATGATTTTGTAGTTGTGTTTGATGAAATGGTGAAGTTAATGAAGCTATTTATTGTTGTATTCAATGTGTTAGGTGAGAGTTAAAAGTTCCCTCCAAAATTTGGGTGGGATTTTACAGATGTAAACATTTTGGCACTAACATCTGCCGCCACTTTTCAATGCTCATAGTTCAATCTTTTTAATGCAAGTTGAGtgctcatttttttattttcagatTAAAAGAAGGAaacagaataaaaaaaaaaataacttggGTTAAATACAAATAagatcattttttattttcagattaaaagaaagaaacagaattaaaaaaaaaaaaaaaaaaaaataacttggGTTAAATACAAATAAGAG comes from Salvia miltiorrhiza cultivar Shanhuang (shh) chromosome 3, IMPLAD_Smil_shh, whole genome shotgun sequence and encodes:
- the LOC131019011 gene encoding uncharacterized protein LOC131019011 translates to MTDLRSRLKLTNEERNSIAQWLLQHSTNGKLRHGAKKEAAEMFHIAWRTVWAIWKSATTQQVLGLPIQLTNMKKGSVHRDKWMIDIEKVKKLSLLERSSIRVMAGNLGVSKSLVHVWVKKKKLKPHTNAIKPFLTAENKLCRLKWSLNQLSAINEGGFIKFQSMYNTIHIDEKWFYLTKNEDIYYLLPGEKEPYRCCKSKRFIPKIMFSCVVARPIIDAQGNIIFYGKLGIYPFIIEEAAQRNSINKEKGTLEIKPIPNINKQIMRDGMITKMIPNFKAKWPEFASKNIFIQQDNAKPHLKPDDPEFVAVATQDGFNIQLTLKDQKPAKNVEELLKNVHEAYEEYPPEKLNHVFLTLQSCYHEIIKDKGGNNYKIPHLNKAKLARLGTLVDVLAVEEQLLQESIQFLNMQGIEDPGQGNMETLRQRLQQVVIN